The Rosa chinensis cultivar Old Blush chromosome 7, RchiOBHm-V2, whole genome shotgun sequence DNA segment TTACCTATATCATGATTCAGATCTATTAGCTTATGAATGAGGGTTTTGAAATCATGTAAAGAATATTATTTTAACCAAAGCTAACAAAAGAACCACAATTACCTCTGATGCTCCTCTGGCTCCAAGTCTCTGAGTAGGATCTTCTGTCAATAACCTAGAAACCAGTTGTACCAGCAATATTAAACAAAGAATCTAAATTTACATAATATCACTTCAAACGTCATTTGGTAAGTGATTTATTCCCTTCAATGAGAAGATACCAAAAAAGGTAAGAATAAAATTATATGTGCCTGCACAGGTGCTGTTGCATTTCCATGTTTGATGATTAATTTGGTGAATTTGAGGGGGAAGAGAATGCAGCCTTACAATGTGATTATCCTTCAATTAATGGGCCTTAACCTGGAACTCAGTCAAACTGTAATATCAATTTGCAAGCCTACTCATGCTCTCCTTGGATACTTCCCAAATTTGATAAGGAATCGTTGCCTAAGTTTTAAAATGTAAATAACAGTATCttaaacaaaactaaaaaccaGTTGCTCAAACCAATTGGCTAATTGACGGTCTTAATTCTCAACACAGATTGGATGCATTTACCAATAGTCAACTTCATGGAGATGCTAACATCAAATGAAACACGTAAACAAAAGATAAAGAGATCTCCGATGGTTCACTTACTGATCAATCAGATCTGCTGCTTCAGGACTCAATTCTTCAGGTACCCGAGGCCAAGGTATATTTCGGTTGAGTATATTATCAAAAATTGTcttcaagcaaacaaaaaagaacGAGTTAAACAACAACCTCAGGGTCGGATATCAACCAAACTGTGAAAGCAATACATGTTGTATTCAGAACAAAAATCAATCCATGTGTTATACCATATTTTAGAAGCAAGGTACTAACCTGAGGATGTTCTGCATTGAAGGGTGGAATGCCAACAATCAATTCAAACAAAATGACCCCAACAGACCACCAATCTGCAGTTGCAGCTGTGGAACATAGAACAGAAATATATTGTTAAGATCAAGATATTACAAAATAACCGATCAAGCAATGAAAACAACATAAATCAGTTTGGTAAAATACAAGAGTATTATGGATGTTTGCCCTTAAATACATGCATTATAATTGGATGCCTTACATACTTGATTTAATCCAACTAATCTCCTATTGCCAGGTATAAAGACGAAgaagtttgtttgtttgtttttttttttttaaataaaaataaagaaaatagtaGCACCTTAAACTAAGAAAAGACTCAAAAGACCATACAAACCATGTTTGGTAAAATACAAGAGTATTCTGGATGTTTTCCGTTAAATACATGCACATTATAATTGGATGCGCTACATACTTGATATACTCCAACTAACCTCCTACTTCATAAAATTGCCAGGTATAAAGATGAAGaggtttgtttttttcttttttaataaaataaagaaaatagtaGCACCTTAAACTAAGAAAAGGCTATACGAACCATGTCCTGTTCCCAACAGTATCTCCGGTGCCAAATAGTCAGGTGTACCCACAGCCGACCGTTTCTTTCGCCTTTCTCGCTGATGCTCAGACAGAGATAGTTCGGCTTCATCTTCCCCAAGTAGGGATGTCTCGCTAACCGCTGGACCAGATAAATCATCAGTGCTGTTAATGAGACCAACCTTTGAAAGCCCAAAGTCTGTCAACTGCTCAGTAGAATACATAAGGTAAAAAGTTAGGAAGGGAGAAagggaggaagaaagaaaaaggatgacaatatcaatgatatttagtGAAAACATGAAAAAGGTATGAAAAAGTAACAGTAACAGTAGTATCAGAATGAGATAGATACATCCTCCACCTCGACCCCCACCCCACCCCCGACACCAAAACATCTCATTCAAAAGCAAAAACCAATTTAAATCTAACTAAAGGCCCTAAGCTGAATGAGATAGATGAATCCAACTGTATCAGAAGTTCAGAACCACTATGCATTGATACTGAAATGGTCACCTCAAGCATCCAAAATAAAATGGCAACAAAAGCACTACCTTAACATGGCCATCGTGAGCAATTAACAAATTGTCAGGCTTCAAATCACGATGAACCACAGAAAGTGAATGTAAATATTCTAATGCAAGCACCTGAAaccgaaaaaaataaaaaattagaaaaagaaaaaagaaaaaaaagacatagTACTCCGACTATGAACTTGTAAGTTCTTACCACTTCAGCTATATATACACGAGCAACATCCTCATCTAAGCAGCCTAAATTTCTCAATAACGAGTACAAATCTCCTCCATTTAGATACTCCATCACAAGATACAAGTTTTCGCGGCAAGTAAAAGAATAGAAGAACCGAACCTGAAACAACACAAATCATGTTAGAATGAGAAAAATGTTTCTCACCGCAAGGTAAAACACACTGCTAGAACATGTGCTCACCACAAAAGGATTGCGGACTGATATCAAGATGTCTCGTTCTGCTAATATACTTTCAACAGCATTTTTACGGATCATATCCGCCTTTTTAAGGACCTGTAAAAAAAATGGCACAAAGTAAGGGTGAAGTTCTCTTCATAGTCGAAAGTattaaaaaagtaaaagaaaagagtaaaacatgtttttatttcttcatttcggGGTTTGGCAGGAAATATTAAActctgaaagaaaagaaaagaaaaaacagaaagaagacAGAAAACAGACTTGTGCACTTAGGGTATAACACATCATTTCATTAATTAGGGTACTTATTATGAATCTTTATACAgtgaaaaaaaagaattataaataaaaacatTAAACTGGTATGTGATACTTTCAGGAAATGCTTCCAGGGATTCAAGCATGTGACCAAGAGCAACTATGCACAAGCATAAAGTTGAGCATGGCAGAAATAAACCACAAAAAGCAAAAACCCAGTTATGTATGCAAATGATACAGAACACAGAAGCAGGTGCTCAACCAAAACTAACATACAAACAGAGCACTAAGATCAGCAAGATATTAGGTATCTTATCATACGTACCTTAATTGCAAAAAGATCCCCTGTTGTTCTCTTTTTAGCTAGGAAAACTCGTCCAAATGCCCCACGACTTATTGGTTTAATAATTTCAAAGTCATCTATAGATGTTCGGTCCTTGTTAAAATGTATCGGGCTTGTACGAACCACATCATCATCAAGAGGAGCATCTTCATCAATTATGGTACTTGATATATCAACCTTTTCATCTTCCACTAACTCACAAAGCTGCAAATACTTCTCCCTAAAGCATCACAGTaatacaattgtataaaaatcaaattgaagaaCAAGTGTCACAAAGCTGTCAAGATTTTCCAATTATTGCTTAATTAACTTTTCAGGAGAACTATAGATACCATAATTCAAGGTATTTTAAGTAACACTTTAAACAGTAGGCAAAAACGAATCAAAATAGCAGCAAGTACCCACCGGATCAGCTTCTCAATGCGTGCCCCAAATGTTTCCACCGTAAGTGCATCAAACTTTCTGCGGTCAATAACAACTCTCAAGTCTTCAAGACAAGACAGTAAATATGGAATGGAACGATCATCCTCCAAAGGTGTATTTGCCACGCAACGGGCAATATCAGAAAGTTCATTCATCTGCATCACCCAAAAAGGAGTTAAGTTGATAAAGTAAAATGAAAAAAGTTTTGACAAACACAGTTGAGTACCAGTGACCAACCAAGGCCAGCAGGAGAGCACAGAAAGTTAACTCAATGTTTCATCACTTCATGCTACTTTTAAGATATAATGATGCAAGTCGTATAACACTTCTTCCTTTATAAATGGCTTCTTCCTTTATAAATGGTTAGAACAGAGACTCTAATCCCACTGATATATAAATTATGGAGACACTAGAGACATGCACATACATATATGTTTGAGATGGTTTGTGTAGCTATATAACACAAATTCCCTCTTCACCATAAAGACAAACAAGATTGAAGAAGGCACTAAATGTATGACGTAATTAACTTCTATGTTCCTTTGATAACGAAAATTTTAGTTCTTGGAGACACTAAATATTTCATGCATTTAGAATTCGACAAAGATGCAGCTCATATTGTAAGCCTGTATCCTTCCATTGCATCCCAAGAATCATAAGTATGTGTCCAGGAAACTCCTGGTGCAAAGAGTAATcgcaaaagaaaatatataaaagagaTACCTGAGGAAGATCATCTTGCTCAGAAAAAGAAGCCTTGCCTGCCAGGAGCAAGTCAATCTGACTGGCCTTTGGTGTCAATAAAGGAGACCTAGGCGTCATGCTACCTGCAGATGATGTTGTCATTCCTTGATCAGACTTGGGCCCAAAACGAGTTCTACATGACATGGAGGGCAAACCCTTCAGGTCATCCATGAAAGATGAATTATCAGCTTCAGGAAAACAATCAAGCATTTCCTCAGAGCCTCTATGGGACCAATCACTGAGTTTTGGAGAGAGACCGTCGGATTCTTCAGTCACACTCGAATTTGATATTTTTGCAACATCTGGACTTCCTATGCCATGCTGAATGTCCTTTTGAGTGAAGGACTCCATCATCTTTTCAAGAGTTTCAGATATTCTGACAAGACGCTCATTGACACTTAGACCTTTCTGATCACATCGATCAGCAATTGCACAAATTCTTGAATGGTCTTCCACATTTGAAGTTGGAACCTCATCCTCACAAATGCGACAAATTATAGAAGTGTCATCAGATCCACTAGGAGGATATCCCCACCCCCAAGAAGCTTTGTGTCCATGCTTGGGTTCATGAGAATCCTTGGCAGAAGGCTCGGGAGGTTTCACAGTAGTCTGATCAATATCAGAAGACACTCTCCTGTGTTCTGAAGCCTTCAACTGCTCAACCTTAACATCCTTCTGATCCTTTACTTTAGAAACTTCTTTCATGCTTTTTCCGACTGGAGATGGGAATTTCTTCCATGAGGTAATTCGGTCCCTACTAGCAGGAGATTCCAAACTCTTCGAGGGGAGATCGGCAGGAGGGGGGATTGCAGGTTGTGTAACCGCATGATCTCTCTTCCAATCCAAGCTATGCTGCTCCTGACTGTAAGATTTCCTAGCTGAAGCTGCTTTAGATGCCTTTGTAACACTTGAAATTTTTGTATCCTTTACCAAACTTGGAGGAATTCTTTTATCTGCAGAATTAAGTCTTTTATCTATGGAATTCAGAATTCTTGATTGACGAAGCTGGAAAACCGGTACATCCTCGGCCAATCCACTTTCCTTATGGAACTGCAACAACCTGGTACATCTAGTGAGTATGAAAAGCATTCGGGTGTGAAGCTGCTTAAGTGTACCCGGAGGAAGTTCTTGACGTCTATCATCCAAATCCTGAACTATGCCTTCACACTGAAGCCAAAACTCTCCAGATGATGTCATTGCACAACTTCGAGCTAAAACCAGCAAGTCCTCAATGGTTTCCTGCCAGTCTGGATGAGTATCTGCATTTTTTTCAAGAACACCAACCAAATCTGCTGCAAATACAGCTAGATCGGAGTTCACTTCTTCCTTTGCTTTATCAAATTTAGCCCGAATCACAACCAATATTTCCTGCATACAACAAGGTGATTACAAATAGGTCAAACTTGCTAAGGAAATTTCATTTACGCCTTAATATATACTGCAAGAGGAAAACATAATTACCTCCACGTTGTTCAAGCCCCGAGGCTTCCAAAATGGGAAAGGTCGAACACCTTTGGAATTTAGTTCATGGGAAAAACTTTTTATATCAGCAGGATGCCTCTTCCTTGGTGCACTCGTTAAACGCAGTATAGCTTGAAAACGGGGAGATTCAGACTCTTTGGGATTATCACAATCATATGCAGGCTAGAAAGGTACATATCAATTGCAAACACATTATGACAAGAACTAATAGATAGTAGAAAcagttggagaaaaaaaaaaaagcaagaggAAATCTGTTACCTCTGGTGTGCAAACTTCTGAACTTCTCAAGACTCCAGAGCGACCTCGGGATGATATCTTTCGCCCTGTTAAGGATGATTGAACTATTAAAGGTCATTCGTGAGGAACAAACCCACAACAGGTTTACCACTCATTATTGAATAAGGAAGATGTAAAACCTTCAGTAATTTGCAAGGTGTTAAAGGTCACAATAGTAAAAGCTAAATATAGAAAAATAATGAAGAAGATGTAACAGCAAAAGGAAATACATTCAAGAACATGTTTACATGAAAAGAGCATCTAAAATATAAACGTTCTTCATAAGTTGGCATTGGTCTCATCATTTCTGTGTcttagttttcacttttcagtAAAAAATCATATTTGCCAGTCCATATCATGTCAATGCTACATTCCAAGGCCTAGTGATGAACTATAACTAAAATTATGGCCGTTGTATGTCTTTGACAAGTTTTCCCTGTAAATATTTGGGACCCTATATTGATATCCGCTGCTCATTGCCAACTAAATATGTAGAAGCAAACATTCATTactataaagtttttttttttttttggtcaaatatatAGTGAGTTCCTGTACTGAAACAATCCACATTCCACCCAACTAATACATAACGGGTCATCGCTTAATCATGTCCCATTTCTGACTCAACACACATATTCCTTTCCACCATAAACTCTTGACTTCATCCAATGCAGAAACACCAACTCAGGGTTACAATGTCTATTATAAGTACCATGTGATTCCTCAGCTCCGCGAACCCTACAATTTTCTAGTTCACATAAATTTGTCGACATCTACTAGTTTTGGTTCGAGTTAAAGTGATTTACTGGGTACTGCCTATCAGAGTGTTTCAATGCCATGTGATTCCTACGTCCTAAGCTCAAAACACTACCATTTAGTAACCACATTACTAGATCATAAACTGAAATTGGCATAAATTCATAAAAAAAACACTGTGTATTGCTCATAACCAATACCAGCTTCAGCAGAGGATTCGCCACCATTCTGCAACCGCGACGGCGGCGCAGGCATGTTAGGGCTTTGGTCTCTGGAAGGCACACTACCAGTTGACATACTATCCGAATTACTGCCATTATCAACCCAGCTCCCACTTGTCACACTCTCATTGAACCCCGTCCTGCTCAGACTCGCCGccgcctccttcttcttcaacccTGCACTACCGTCACCGGCGCCGGGCCTAGACAAATTACTAGACCCCAACGCCGAGCCTTTGTCTCCCCTAAACCCGAAAAAGCTTTCCTGCGGCAGCGGCCCCGATCTCGTCTTTATCCTGTTCAACCCGAGAGACGATGCCAGAATGGGAGACACCGAAGCCGGCTCCACCGCCGCCGACTTCTTCggagtcgtcgtcgtcgtcgaaCTCAGGCCAGCTAAGCTGGACTTGATCGGCGTTTTCGGCTGCGCTTGTTGACTGTCTTTCCCCTTGGCGTCCTTCTTCTTCGTCCCGCCTTTGACTTGCGCTTGCCGACTAGAGCCGCCTCCAAAGACGGCGGCGGAGCTTGTAGTGGCGGCTTTGGAGTCGTCTTTGACGGCGGATTTGGATTTCTTCTTATCGGATCTGCTTGGGGAGTTGGAGCCGAGCGATCGGGGGCTGTTGGTGGAGCCATCAGGACTGTTGGAGGAGTCTGATTTCTTGGAGGAGAAGAACCTCCCCTTGAACACCATTGTTAGGGCAGGAGAGAGAGTTTTAGGGCTTGTGAAATTGGTGGTGCAGCCCTAGCTAGCATGGGAGCCTAGGGCTGcttagagaagaagagagagagaagaatagGAAAGTTGTTAGGAATTTTGGAATGGATAGTGAATATTTTGAATGCAGGAGAAGAAAGGGTTGAAGATACAGGGACTCCACCCATAAAGCCATCCGTACAGGCGCGTTAATAGTAGAAAATGGATTTAACGTTTATATAGTAGAATCTACCATTTACCATGGGGTAAATTTACATTAACATTtatccatttatatatatatatatatatatatatatatattttgtgatttctttttctcattgaaGATTGAAAAGGTTGAGTAGACCAACAGAAAAAAATAGGTTGAGAAATGAACTTGGTAATATTGAGGTTAGATGATCAACCATCATTTTACTGTTACGCAAATGACACAGTGCATACGTTATTATTTTCCCAAATACTTGGCACGTGTTATTTGCACTCGTCATAGTTAATCGAATACCTATTAATTTATGCATGTTCATTGTTTAACACGTGTTAAGTACTTATCGAATTGGTAACATGTCTACCTAGACTGCGGTGGACAACAAATTTACATTTTAAAGTGAATACAACTACAAAAGTAGCGTCTAAGAAGGAAAAATGATCAAAAAATTATTACGCAGAATCTAATAAGATAGTTAAGACTATTAGTAGTATTAGAGTAAAGTGAATTTAAGGAAATTGTTGccttaaagagaaaaaaaaaataaagagaaaaggaTTGGTGCATCGAGTCAATGATGGGGATGATAGTATGGACTTTTTGACATCCCTATCAGTCTAACACTAACAGCATGGGCTTTGTCAACTATTCAGTTGGGCCTCGAAGTTCCCGATTAGGCTACCAGCCCGAAGTTGCACCAAAAATTTCAAATCTCTCTGGTATTTAAAGGACAGAACTGTCATTAATCTCCTACAAGATAAGCCCATAACAGAAATGCGATGAGCTATAATTTGCAATGTAGCCCAAACACAAGGCCATAGATTTTATAaatagttttttgtttcttataaATAGAATTGGTCCATATATAACAATTCTTTAAatagttttgttattttattgCCGCATGCAGAACgctttcctttatttttttaagagcATTACATTTTATACTACCAGTTCGAAAACTATGACGCCAAAatgattttttcttgttttgttttggaccGACTGACCAAAGTGAAATTTTATAATTGTACATAAATAACAAGCATGTTCCACAGTTCTGTTATACAAGTAAAGTATTTGGCTTTTCCTTATCCGCCCACATGTCCGCTATAATATAATATAGTTTGTTCAATATACAATATGATTTCTTTGAAACTTTCGTGTCACGTTATGGGAAAATTTCTTGGACCACCAAAAATGATCTAGCTGTTGAACAAGACTTTATCATGTAAACGATCCATCGAAGATCGTTTTCACGTGTTCGTGCATTTCGTCTCGTACGATTTGAGGGCCGAACCATGCGATGACTTCTGTCAAAATTCATATATTGAATCATCTACGTTAATCATCATTAATAACTATGTAATGCTGAAAATATTCTTACTAcattattatatatttataatttGTAGTGATTTTGTGTGGAACGGTCGAACCAGTTAAGTGATCATGGAGCTTCTCGGCCTCCACATTATCAACGCGCCACCTGAGTCAGAGAAGAAGAATCTCCCTCTCCCCGTCGTTTACCTCACATGGCCACATGGGACAATCCCAGCCTCATTAAAGAGGACAAGAATTATATAAGCTCACCAACGAAAAGACAAGCACGTACAACAACAAATATTGGGCAACTTTGTCACACGTGTCACGCCCACAGTCTCTCCCTCACTCTTCTAAACCAGCCACGAGGCTTCCACTCCGGCGCCGCACGTGGTTTTCAACCGGTACCTCCCGGTCTCCGACTGAACCAGCCGGTCACCGCAAAAGGACAACTTTTGGGTGTGTGTATATTTATCACCATCACCCATGTACAACTCTGAAAACGTTTGTTGTCTTCAATTAGTTTCTATATCCAGAGAAGCAAGAATTTAGTCAAAGCTTTTGTTCTTTCATGGTTAAGGAGCTTTGTTTCTGGTACTGTCGGAACAATTAAGATTCAAAGAAGAGAGCTTCTGCTTGTTTTGGCTTTGAAGATTCAACAAGTTACTTTTTTACTTGTTGCCGTACTTCAGCTCTGCAAatctttgtggttttgagctAAAAAATGGAGAGGGATTTCTTGGGTTTGAGTTCAAAGAAGACCTGTGTGACTGTGAAAGATGAAGCCAATGATGAACCCAAGAATTCAGGTTtgctttatttattattatatatatatttttttatactttGCTTCTTGCTTGCAGTACTATTGCTATATGAATTGAATGATTGAATCTTAGCGTGCTGAAATTCTTGCACTTTGTGATGAAAATCATTGTTTTGTGATTCGGTTTTTGAGCTTGTGCTCTGTTTGGTTAGTGGAAAACTGAGGGGAAAGAAACAGATTAACAAGTCTAATCCTTGCTTAGTGCTTACTTAGCTGAAACAAGTAGTCACTTAAATGATTATACTTTATCAGTAATCAGTTCCTTCTGAATTTGGATTCTGTTTGGGAAGCAATTTTCATGAAGAGGCCTTAGAATATAGTTGTGCAGAATTGAAACATATAATTGCAGCATGCAGAGGACTTATATGTCTGCAAATATAGGGCTTCACTGTTCTGTACAGGCTAATTGTAGATGCATGCCTAAAGATTAATTGTGGCTGCTGGAACTATTTACTTGTGGGTCTATCAGTCAGTCAGATAAAATTGCTGAGTTTGTTTTTGCTGGTGGTACGAGCATGGTTTCAGATGTCTTTTAATTTTACAAACTACACCTCCCTCCCTGCACATGTCCATTGGAAAATTACTCACCGAGGGAGGTGCATGTAGAAAAGGGGCACCGATTTCAGTCCCCTAATTTTATACTAGATTTCTCATTGAAAATGTGCCTTGTTTCTTTTCAGAAATGTTTGCATTCTCCATATGCTAGTTTGATGGCTTAGACAGGATAATGTATTTATTCCCTAACATGCGAAAGAAATGCTATGTATTAAAGCAACGTGTCACGTTCGCTTTTGCATATGGAAACTGTGATATATTAAACTAAGCCTGGCCGACCAAGCAAAGTGCTACAGCTACAACATTATAATTAAAAAACTTGAGCAATATTGTAATGAGCTTCATTATAGAATTAAGTACAACAAGAAATAGAATAACACAATCTAATAACAAGGACATAGAGTTTCTAATTATATATTAGGATCCTATATACTACTACTCAAATCTCGTTTTGTGGGCAGTACTGCCTGTCCAGATGTTACCAGCATTTTAATAGAATACTCAATTGATTGAACAAATCTGCTAAAGAGTCTAGTACTGATTAGTGATTATAATACTTACAGTCCTACCACAAACAAAGCGTGCAGCTCAAATTTTCTGAAGGAGGGTTGGAGTTTGCTAGTTGTTTAATGACATTCATTGGCTGTTCTCGTTCTCTTTCCCCATCTATTTAGTAAAAAACGTGAGCTGAAGTTGACGATGTGTCTGCATTCGTATTGTCTGTTGTAGTCTCTTTTATTAAAGATTCTTTATATTAATAGTATTATTGATCAGCTAGATTGGCTGACAGCTGTAATGATCATGTTGAGAATACTTTTAAGGTTCTCAGATATAAATTATAATTACTATGACTATATTGCAAGAAAAGTAAGTTTCTTGTTGGCATCTAAATTTAGTCTGCTGTTGTTTGTAACCTAAAGTTTAACATATTTTTGAGGTATGTTGAGCAATCATCTACACGATGACAGTAAATTGTTGTCTTTGTCACATCGCATCCAAAACTCAATTTAAGAGTAAGTGAGTAACTAATTGGTTTGGCGcttcatttttattgtttctgcAGTAGTAACAAGAAGCTCAAATTCAGGGATGCAGTGGTCGTTTTCAAACAAGGTTTCTGCACTTCCTCAGTTCCTATCTTTCACGGCTCCTCAAGAAGAGATGTCGAGAAAAGGTGTTCATGACACATCTTCATTCACGACTATATCAACTGCTGATGTTTTTGAATCTAGCCGGAAGTCGTCCTCCGGTGTAATCCAGGTATGTCTCCCTTTTTTTCGGAATCTCTTTGTCCCCACTTTCTCAATGTTATGCAGTTCCACCTATTATTTGTTTCTCCGAGAAAGTATAATTGTATAGAACTTACACCTTTACATAAACTATAATTTGGTCAGTATTGAGGACTTTGGAAAAATACTGTTACTTATCTGTTTTGCTGAAGAAATACAGGTGAAGTTTGAATACTTGTTCTGTTTGAACTTAATTTTCCTGCATCCTTTGCTTTACTTCTGTAGAAAAGTTTCATTCATGATAAGCAAGCTGGAAACCACTATGCAATGACAGTCTATCCTATGCAGCACCCAGGAGCCAATCCAATAATCCCTATTTCTTTGAGTACTCCTGTTCTCCAAAACAATCTTTTTGGGCAGAAAAACATGGTTGGTTCAACAATAAAACCACAGCCGCTTGCAGGAGTTCCAATTCTAACCCCTGTATCTGCTCTTCCGTCTAAAAGTTCGGTAGTTGGTACCACTGATCTCAGGTACTTTATATATAGCAGATACCGTCTTCATACCATAGTTCTActgaaaaatataaactttgttACATAAAGAAACTTTTCTAAAGATATTTAATCAAATATTTGTTACTAAGGAAATCCTAGAGGCTAAGTTGAATTTATTATGTAGGAATGCATCCAATTCTTCAGGTGTGCCTGCTCAGTTAACAATTTTCTATGCTGGCACTGTGAATGTTTACCATGATATATCTCCTGAGAAGGTATGTTTAATCCGTTTCTTCCACTCATATATTGAACCTTAGGTGAAAGAATTATTAAACAGTTAGTAATGATTTATTTCCTCATTACTCTATACAGGCCCAGGCTATTATGTTGCTGGCTGGAAATGGATCTTCTCCAGCTCATAGTAAGCTGCCTTCCACAGCTCAAGTGCAAACACCATTCCCTAGTCCTTCCACAGGTGATGGTTTCTTTAGGAACCAGTCTCATATTGCATCATCAATCTCTGGCCTTGCCAGCCCTCTTTCTGTGACGTCACATGCTAGTTCTTGCCCCAGAGGAGCATTTAGTAGCAGCAACGCTTTAACTGTATCAAAACCAGTAGCAACTTCAGTATCTTCAATCAATCACTCAGAGCCTTTAAAAGTGGCAGCACAATCTGTTATGACAAACCTCATTCCAGCAGGTAGTTTTCTAACTTTTCCTTCATGTATGCTGCGTTACTGTTTTATCTATAATGTACAATGCCTTTTATCATGTTCAGTTTTCATTGAAGATATCTTATTTCTGTCTGCAGTACCTGTGCCTCAAGCTCGTAAAGCATCCTTGGCTCGGTTTTTTGAGAAGCGCAAGGAGAGGTAACTTTCAAGGGTTTCTCCCCCTCCCTATAGGCCCAGCTTACATTCACTTGTAGAGAGAAACACATAACCATTCTTTGTTAATTTTCAACACTCCATTACAATCAACATTCTCTGAAAGTGCATAGACTCAAGTCAAAAGTCGTGTGTTTTTGCCATACTTGCCTGACATAGAGCTTCCTATGTGTGCATTTAGGATGACAAGCACATTGCCATACAATCTCAGCAAAAAATCTCCAGACTGCAGCACACCAGGTTCCGAGGGCGTGACATTCTCTTTCAACTCT contains these protein-coding regions:
- the LOC112175584 gene encoding probable serine/threonine protein kinase IREH1 isoform X1, with the protein product MVFKGRFFSSKKSDSSNSPDGSTNSPRSLGSNSPSRSDKKKSKSAVKDDSKAATTSSAAVFGGGSSRQAQVKGGTKKKDAKGKDSQQAQPKTPIKSSLAGLSSTTTTTPKKSAAVEPASVSPILASSLGLNRIKTRSGPLPQESFFGFRGDKGSALGSSNLSRPGAGDGSAGLKKKEAAASLSRTGFNESVTSGSWVDNGSNSDSMSTGSVPSRDQSPNMPAPPSRLQNGGESSAEAVQSSLTGRKISSRGRSGVLRSSEVCTPEPAYDCDNPKESESPRFQAILRLTSAPRKRHPADIKSFSHELNSKGVRPFPFWKPRGLNNVEEILVVIRAKFDKAKEEVNSDLAVFAADLVGVLEKNADTHPDWQETIEDLLVLARSCAMTSSGEFWLQCEGIVQDLDDRRQELPPGTLKQLHTRMLFILTRCTRLLQFHKESGLAEDVPVFQLRQSRILNSIDKRLNSADKRIPPSLVKDTKISSVTKASKAASARKSYSQEQHSLDWKRDHAVTQPAIPPPADLPSKSLESPASRDRITSWKKFPSPVGKSMKEVSKVKDQKDVKVEQLKASEHRRVSSDIDQTTVKPPEPSAKDSHEPKHGHKASWGWGYPPSGSDDTSIICRICEDEVPTSNVEDHSRICAIADRCDQKGLSVNERLVRISETLEKMMESFTQKDIQHGIGSPDVAKISNSSVTEESDGLSPKLSDWSHRGSEEMLDCFPEADNSSFMDDLKGLPSMSCRTRFGPKSDQGMTTSSAGSMTPRSPLLTPKASQIDLLLAGKASFSEQDDLPQMNELSDIARCVANTPLEDDRSIPYLLSCLEDLRVVIDRRKFDALTVETFGARIEKLIREKYLQLCELVEDEKVDISSTIIDEDAPLDDDVVRTSPIHFNKDRTSIDDFEIIKPISRGAFGRVFLAKKRTTGDLFAIKVLKKADMIRKNAVESILAERDILISVRNPFVVRFFYSFTCRENLYLVMEYLNGGDLYSLLRNLGCLDEDVARVYIAEVVLALEYLHSLSVVHRDLKPDNLLIAHDGHVKLTDFGLSKVGLINSTDDLSGPAVSETSLLGEDEAELSLSEHQRERRKKRSAVGTPDYLAPEILLGTGHAATADWWSVGVILFELIVGIPPFNAEHPQTIFDNILNRNIPWPRVPEELSPEAADLIDQLLTEDPTQRLGARGASEVKQHPFFKDINWDTLARQKAAFVPSSDSAMDTSYFTSRYSWNPSDEHVYPASDLDDSSDADSLSGSSSLSNRHDEVVDECGGLAEFESGSSINYSFSNFSFKNLSQLASINYDLLSKGFKDDPSSHRSA